A stretch of the Theileria equi strain WA chromosome 1, complete sequence genome encodes the following:
- a CDS encoding hypothetical protein (encoded by transcript BEWA_021790A): MKLLSLISGGKDGIYAILSAKRLGHDVVLLGHLNPLDPNTHELDSYMYQTIGHNVVLTISTCMEIPLIERPIGGTPKSTDTLTYLPTDGDEVEDLYELVKDALEINPSIEAVLTGAIASKYQLERVKNVCDRLNLKTVQPLWGRDQGELLRDMVEDGMIAILMKACCMGISEKHLGKTIRELYPEFMMMEAEFGFNVCGEGGEYESMVLDCPLYKKRIRVTEHKVVYHSRDPYAPTILYVPVKWVTEPKS, encoded by the exons ATGAAGTTACTATCCCTAATATCCGGAGGAAAGGACGGAATATATGCTATTCTCTCTGCAAAGAGACTCGGCCATGACGTAGTTCTCTTGGGTCATCTAAACCCTCTTGACCCAAATACGCATGAACTTGACAGTTATATGTATCAGACAATTGGACACAATGTAGTTTTAACTATAAGTACCTGTATGGAAATTCCGCTCATAGAGCGTCCTATAGGAG GCACCCCCAAATCTACGGACACTCTTACGTATCTGCCAACTGATGGCGACGAAGTGGAGGATCTATATGAGCTTGTTAAAGATGCTTTG GAAATAAACCCAAGTATCGAGGCTGTTCTAACGGGTGCCATAGCTTCTAAATACCAACTAGAAAGGgtaaaaaatgt CTGCGATCGTCTCAATTTAAAAACGGTGCAACCTCTCTGGGGAAGAGACCAAGGAGAACTGTTGAGGGACATGGTTGAAGACGGAATGATTGCCATACTCATGAAGGCATGTTGTATGG GCATAAGTGAGAAACACCTAGGAAAAACGATCCGAGAACTGTATCCGGAGTTCATGATGATG GAGGCGGAATTCGGTTTCAATGTTTGTGGAGAAGGAGGTGAATATGAGAGCATGGTGTTGGATTGTCCGCTTTATAAGAAGAGAATTAGAGT AACAGAGCATAAGGTAGTGTACCATTCAAGGGATCCATATGCCCCAACCATATTATATGTACCTGTAAAGTGGGTCACTGAGCCCAAATCATGA
- a CDS encoding vacuolar ATP synthase subunit f, putative (encoded by transcript BEWA_021800A) — translation MHRIKTLSDAKIYIIGDEDTVVGFLLAGVGDKDGLGRTNYTIVTSKFSKAQIEETFKSYVEREDCGIIIINQHIAEKIRPLLDLHAKHIPTVLEIPSKEQPYDASKDSVMQKIKVFFGENNS, via the exons ATGCATAGAATCAAGACTTTATCGGATGCCAAGATTTATATCATCGGTGAtgag GATACTGTCGTTGGATTCTTGTTGGCCGGTGTTGGAGACAAAGATGGCCTAGGAAGAACCAATTATACTATTGTAACATCAA AGTTTTCAAAGGCTCAAATAGAGGAGACATTTAAATCGTATGTAGAACGCGAGGATTGCGGGATAATTATAATAAATCAACACATTGCTGAGAAAATTAGACCGCTTTTGGATCTTCACGCTAAACATATTCCAACTGTTCTAGAAATACCAAGCAAGGAACAACCTTACGATGCTAGCAAAGACTCGGTAATGCAAAAAATTAAGGTGTTTTTCGGCGAAAACAACTCCTGA
- a CDS encoding zinc finger protein DHHC domain containing protein (encoded by transcript BEWA_021810A): MDNTDRDPILNTDLFDPESDRQESYRIPTRRTESYTPYVPNQSISLEDEDTEPLISGKEDPVNNTKFCLRSAYTPEEEHGKNSVFRYLPVLFVLFIFSTIYGLFFVYHLKPEINQDLSHYGTISDKVFAEIAITHVLLVLFLLSYILCMMVSPGTIPNTSEWSLTNGQNVDNTSLVFETKKSGARRVCKWCSKYKPDRTHHCRVCGICVLKMDHHCPWVNNCIGWNNHKYFFLSVFYSSVLSTYIAILYYPTVRHILNNQIMPFGELMLIVLSEVLSVIFAIVCTCFLLFHTWLMCEALTTIEVCEKRSYSNMLLERSIWSNGLYDNIKCVLGKNPLLWLIPIDDREGDGIAFVRTERCGDKEFYDDNDHTYDENSVFVKLARETRQFNPIVIDETLQDA; the protein is encoded by the exons ATGGATAATACCGACAGGGATCCAATTTTAAACACTGATCTATTTGATCCTGAGAGTGATCGTCAGGAATCATATCGTATACCAACGAGAAGAACAGAGAGCTACACACCATATGTACCCAATCAGTCTATTTCTCTGGAAGATGAAGACACAGAACCACTGATCTCTGGAAAGGAGGACCCTGTAAATAATACAAAGTTCTGTTTAAGATCCGCATACACACCTGAGGAAGAGCATGGTAAGAATTCGGTTTTTCGATACCTTCCTGTGCTAtttgtccttttcatattcaGCACTATATATGGCTTATTTTTCGTTTATCACCTGAAACCGGAAATAAATCAGGATTTAAGTCACTATGGTACGATAAGTGATAAGGTTTTTGCGGAAATCGCGATTACTCATGTTTTATTAGTGTTGTTCTTGTTGAGCTACATACTTTGCATGATGGTGAGCCCAGGTACCATTCCAAATACAAGCGAATGGAGTTTAACCAATGGTCAGAATGTAGATAACACGTCCTTGGTGTTTGAAACCAAAAAGTCTGGAGCTCGGAGGGTATGCAAATGGTGTTCAAAATACAAACCGGACAGAACACATCACTGCAGGGTTTGTGGAATCTGTgtattaaaaatggatcATCACTGTCCATGGGTTAACAATTGTATCGGGTGGAATAATCACAAATATTTCTTTCTTTCTGTATTTTATTCATCGGTTTTATCTACATATATCGCAATTCTCTATTATCCTACTGTGAGGcatattttaaacaatCAAATA ATGCCATTTGGGGAACTTATGCTTATAGTACTCTCCGAAGTTTTGTCCGTGATTTTTGCTATTGTCTGCACATGTTTTCTGCTCTTTCACACATGGCTAATGTGTGAAGCACTGACAACCATTGAAGTCTGTGAAAAACGTTCGTACAGCAATATGTTGTTGGAGCGTTCCATATGGTCGAATGGCCTATACGACAATATAAAATGTGTCCTTGGAAAGAACCCATTATTGTGGCTTATTCCAATAGATGATCGGGAGGGCGATGGCATTGCATTTGTAAGGACCGAAAGGTGTGGCGATAAAGAATTTTATGATGACAATGATCATACGTATGATGAGAATTCTGTATTTGTTAAATTGGCCAGAGAAACACGACAGTTCAATCCTATAGTCATTGATGAAACTCTGCAAGATGCTTAA
- a CDS encoding hypothetical protein (encoded by transcript BEWA_021820A), translating to MDSVLSFIEAKRTAGYTQKKNGPRFPGTIAPLQSKLQSDTYMSRLDIKDHINPIWKRDTDVLQEKDEQEYRDVNLSYSYSLESFISRSITEVSESDELSSLSASDIDQNEVRGVYLHEIQSENLHISILNPESHPTFIHGTAMSSESLECMDASPYSQQFPIILYEWLVGVDYDSIDRYSPDVISTGKVFIVPPEAIGKYIFCRTHRRVELQINHHDSKDTSGSYDPHIALSLQHTHTKNKQFHEVSSICSIGPIDISNELAVQLLEGLHRNSFREDVVLCYNKHFSRNVDYDTCKSLNKTMNVAINIIFSKLIIEFPEDYSDTKQGFLEAFKSENNELPILPLELQLEKLEVEISQNSPMELVLGVYSTERMICCFSLLFSDKIRCITAMYSIFCFLAQKEMHLPSTIWRDQMEHGNFDYLMTTIREYLSKA from the exons ATGGATTCAGTTCTATCTTTTATAGAAGCTAAAAGAACAGCTGGTTATACGCAAAAG AAGAATGGGCCCAGGTTTCCCGGAACTATCGCTCCTTTACAATCTAAGCTTCAATCAGATACT TATATGAGTCGCTTAGACATAAAAGATCACATTAATCCAATATGGAAGCGTGATACTGATGTTCTACAAGAGAAGGATGAACAAGAATATCGCGATGTTAATCTTTCGTATTCGTATAGCTTGGAAAGCTTTATATCAAGATCTATAACTGAAGTTTCGGAATCAGATGAATTAAGCTCTCTTAGCGCTTCTGATATTGATCAAAATGAAGTGAGAGGAGTTTATTTGCATGAGATACAGTCTGAGAACTTACacatctccattcttaaTCCTGAATCCCATCCAACTTTTATCCATG GAACCGCAATGAGTTCAGAGTCATTGGAATGTATGGATGCTTCTCCATATTCTCAGCAATTCCCAATTATACTGTATGAATG GCTCGTGGGAGTTGATTATGACTCAATTGACAGATATTCGCCAGATGTTATTTCTACAGGGAAAGTGTTCATAGTACCACCTGAGGCTATTGGCAAATATATATTCTGTAGAACCCATAGGAGGGTAGAACTACAGATAAATCATCATGATTCTAAAGATACTTCAGGCTCATATGATCCTCATATAGCATTATCTCTGCAGCATACTCACACAAAGAACAAGCAATTCCAT GAAGTTTCATCGATATGTTCGATCGGTCCAATAGATATTTCTAATGAACTAGCGGTTCAACTACTGGAAGGTCTCCATAGGAACTCGTTTCGAGAAGACGTTGTTTTATGTTACAACAAACACTTCTCTCGTAACGTTGATTACGACACTTGCAAGTCCTTAAACAAAACGATGAATGTTGCAATCAATATCATATTCTCAAAACTCATAATAGAATTTCCTGAGGATTACAGTGACACAAAGCAGGGATTTCTAGAGGCGTTTAAATCAGAAAACAATGAGCTTCCAATTCTCCCACTAGAGCTTCAATTGGAAAAACTTGAG GTTGAGATATCTCAGAATTCACCTATGGAACTTGTCCTAGGTGTTTATAGCACAGAAAGGATGATTTGTTGTTTTTCATTGTTGTTCAGTGATAAAATTCGATGTATCACAGCTATGTATTCTATATTCTGCTTTTTGGCTCAGAAG GAAATGCATTTACCTTCTACTATATGGCGAGATCAAATGGAACACGGCAATTTTGACTACCTGATGACCACGATTAGGGAATACCTTTCAAAAGCCTAA
- a CDS encoding hypothetical protein (encoded by transcript BEWA_021830A) — protein sequence MVNNNAKRQADGDSADHPKRRLVDDSVSDDHSIVDDLLKKDRLTNDEFVIVASKSTPEQRLSFISRQLAYYFSNDNLARDEFFHTKFSEDSAKTGVENSLDIKYILSSKRMLEVKATEDDLKKVVSENDYNLSIFDHDGTCYVKLDNPLPEYVGKKLFAKKKKFGETPETFHLAGPLVIVTNIPSSVTEWHTVKQSIQDAGKVKVRYISAITDGACYAWFSKTFDDLNAVKDINPVIDGETLKIDLINDESHYKNMISAMTLGSLNSRSKDLQRLKSASMSAPLELGGIAVRNFGTLRSLLNTLLDDSEMGTKIPLESQAGVFLSFLLDYHPHSFEKKGGNASKLSGFEVGQSANKDKKNQKCFYVVTKSVEGDKELKESLSISKCLEELRHVVHTLKKTDRTDFVKSLKTDA from the exons ATGGTCAACAATAACGCCAAACGTCAAGCTGATGGTGATTCAG CTGATCATCCGAAGCGCCGTTTAGTTGATGATTCTGTCAGTGATGATCATTCCATAGTTGATGATTTACTTAAAAAGGATCGTCTTACCAATGACGAGTTCGTTATTGTTGCAAGCAAATCAACCCCTGAGCAACGTTTGAGTTTTATTAGTCGTCAACTAGCCTATTACTTTTCCAATGATAATTTGGCAAGAGATGAATTCTTTCATACAAAATTTAGTGAGGATTCGGCCAAGACTGGCGTAGAG AATTCTCTTGATATTAAGTATATTTTGAGCTCGAAGAGAATGTTAGAGGTAAAGGCCACGGAAGATGATCTTAAGAAGGTCGTTTCGGAGAATGACTATAATCTCAGCATCTTCGATCATGATGGAACTTGCTATGTTAAGCTCGACAATCCCCTTCCAGAATATGTTGGAAAGAAGTTGTTTGCTaagaagaaaaaatttggagagACTCCAGAAACTTTTCATTTGGCAGGCCCCCTTGTAATTGTAACTAATATTCCATCCAGTGTTACTGAATGGCACACTGTGAAGCAATCCATACAAGACGCAGGAAAG GTTAAGGTCAGATATATATCAGCCATTACGGATGGAGCTTGCTATGCATGGTtctccaaaacttttgatGATCTGAATGCAGTTAAAGATATCAACCCAGTTATCGATGGGGAGACACTCAAAATCGATTTAATAAATGACGAATCGCATTACAAAAATATGATATCC GCAATGACTCTTGGTAGCCTAAATTCTCGATCCAAAGATTTGCAGAGACTTAAATCAGCTTCTATGTCAGCTCCACTTGAACTAG GTGGTATTGCTGTCAGAAATTTCGGAACTCTTCGCTCTCTGCTTAATACCTTGCTAGACGATTCCGAAATGGGTACTAAGATACCATTGGAATCCCAAGCCGGTGTATTC CTGAGTTTTCTTTTGGATTACCATCCACATTCCTTCGAAAAAAAGGGTGGAAATGCCAGCAAATTATCCGGATTTGAAGTTGGACAAAGTGCTAATAAGGACAAGAAGAACCAAAAATGCTTTTATGTAGTGACAAAATCTGTAGAGGGTGACAAAGAATTAAAAGAG AGTCTTTCAATTTCTAAGTGCCTAGAAGAATTACGTCACGTTGTACATACATTGAAGAAAACAGACAGAACAGATTTTGTCAAATCGCTAAAAACTGATGCATAG
- a CDS encoding hypothetical protein (encoded by transcript BEWA_021840A): MKLNISSDDINLLVYRYLIENGYCHTAFSFNKEASIANNPYYVNHADKIPPNALVSFMQKAMIYIYLEYHTDDITGEQIVCDEPFSFFRKHNCFRKIGQAHGLPLAHTTNVSRERTVAENASGSPEADNYGDKSTYDASSKGISGDNVSNEERENQAMDTSDAAKPAEFTREEALEDAKSNATQFNHPIFVGPPQRRLADKWQLFGYFKLLEYSAPNLAAVASFNPVIPGYILKSVENGPPSLYKFIPNNKTSICEMVVPTAKLKSNETEMGIGTCVQWRPDGRLICTGHSNGYINLWTIDGVLTHSKSIFDSAITAVGFSGGKLFWQNDELPNTFSVAFGSAHGDVRIYTVDSDTFVLVDQYNHPNCVTEIEWKNDSILASVSTGGTLIVFDTKTKTNLTLPISIVNNAPFMSWDVFGKYLAIVDDTSVLKVYKSQGDGIQGEISHLRGHTAHIIDASWYRNFIEKTACRICTIGMDKQLIIWDVATESSIMSLTLDQMPTTVSINPTDAFLAIGSYGNSVKVYTLPNLTLACSFYDQTVVTNVSWSPDLQHVMYNVYNLQRSIIIPVNTLTPYQSD, translated from the exons ATGAAGCTTAACATATCTTCAGACGAcataaatttgttggtgTATCGTTACTTGATTGAAAATGG ATACTGTCATACGGCGTTTTCATTCAACAAGGAAGCTTCGATTGCCAACAACCCTTACTATGTCAACCACGCTGATAAGATTCCTCCAAATGCCTTGGTATCCTTTATGCAGAAGGCCATGATTTACATCTATCTGGAGTATCACACTGATGACATAACTGGGGAACAGATTGTATGTGATGAGCccttttcatttttcaGGAAGCATAACTGTTTCAGAAAGATTGGTCAAGCTCATGGCCTGCCTCTAGCACACACTACCAACGTGTCAAGAGAACGTACTGTAGCTGAAAATGCAAGTGGGTCTCCTGAGGCAGACAACTATGGTGATAAATCAACTTACGACGCTTCTTCCAAGGGTATTTCTGGTGATAACGTCTCTAATGAGGAGAGAGAGAACCAGGCTATGGATACTTCGGACGCTGCTAAACCGGCCGAGTTTACTCGCGAAGAAGCTCTTGAAGACGCTAAGAGTAATGCTACACAATTTAATCATCCAATATTTGTTGGTCCACCTCAAAGACGTTTGGCTGATAAATGGCAGTTGTTCGGATACTTCAAGTTGCTTGAATACTCTGCTCCTAATTTGGCAGCGGTCGCTTCTTTCAATCCTGTAATTCCAGGCTACATTCTCAAGAGTGTCGAGAATGGCCCTCCGAGTTTATATAAGTTTATTCCCAACAACAAGACATCAATTTGTGAGATGGTTGTGCCAACGGCAAAGCTGAAGTCTAACGAAACTGAAATGGGAATAGGAACCTGTGTCCAATGGAGACCTGATGGACGCTTGATATGTACTGGTCATTCGAATGGATACATAAACCTGTGGACTATTGATGGTGTCCTAACCCACTCAAAGAGTATTTTTGATTCCGCAATTACGGCTGTTGGATTTTCTGGTGGTAAGCTCTTCTGGCAAAATGACGAACTACCGAACACGTTTTCTGTAGCATTTGGTTCTGCCCACGGAGATGTCCGTATCTATACAGTTGACAGTGACACATTTGTATTGGTCGACCAATATAATCACCCCAACTGTGTAACAGAAATcgaatggaagaatgactCTATACTTGCTTCCGTAAGCACGGGTGGTACTCTGATTGTGTTTGATACCAAAACCAAGACGAACTTGACCCTACCAATTTCAATAGTAAACAAtgctccattcatgtcGTGGGATGTATTCGGGAAATATCTGGCTATAGTAGATGATACAAGCGTCCTTAAAGTTTACAAATCCCAGGGAGATGGAATTCAAGGAGAAATATCGCATTTGAGAGGACACACTGCACATATAATAGATGCATCGTGGTATCGcaattttatagaaaagacAGCATGTAGGATATGTACCATAGGTATGGACAAGCAGCTCATCATTTGGGATGTAGCAACTGAGTCCTCTATAATGTCTTTGACTCTTGACCAAATGCCAACGACGGTCTCAATAAACCCTACGGATGCTTTCTTGGCAATAGGATCTTACGGAAACAGTGTAAAGGTTTATACTCTCCCAAACCTTACACTCGCATGCTCCTTCTACGATCAGACAGTGGTAACAAACGTAAGTTGGTCACCGGATCTGCAACACGTTATGTATAACGTGTACAATCTACAAAGATCCATAATAATACCGGTAAATACGTTGACTCCGTATCAATCTGATTGA
- a CDS encoding DNA replication factor CDT1 like family member protein (encoded by transcript BEWA_021850A), producing MYDVSTPVCDTKLPDDVATDEYGKELSKINESIIQGGKSPKAICIEDLDCDNTVSGICEDGSKSPTSTSVQRLLRLRRDISSSTVPNLVSEFSLDESVELPTSSVLGGDSGYKFPSTFTPVKASKAIKIEPDNQASIQRDADGPCLNISDDETKNPILASSVRRVRNTPSDTADIRRSLKILGSSRCWTDRYTGDDSVGNCGLSDDDLYATQSPIRSLGSLIGTQSSASDFASMTPRSIDRNFTPLSTPRRSVGSTKRLLSREDSLRPKQPIHDTLDRFSDISILEICKLPTNPMVFVTLPKDIMANMKLDDNLEILYRHLKNMCTIIRRSSMRNGYPYFKIVQVLVQRVSRRMFNMDHLRQIAWAAPNLISIKWVTIGDSIRRDYVSEYNESRGDVVYDLHIRLLRPDGSNCANTEDYENLCFRFKTILYVWMAKWKMERDHLNDKTEISMPMVQLPEKPTNSAYSTPVRTPRLYMESPKPMLSKSSVRRLGLVDSLRTPVSSMRLFGNESIVNPDSAGSSSKRMRKMEIMSPVSTDLLDTPGMRRIKENAERLASIKVKSEVNQENDLKYWIDMRWFINILVAISIDDTNSSVMRLEFLVDFIVKYGSRKVTQEQVDRWTTTLSEIAPNLLSKKVSKFEDYSTILTINSSSSFAPALEYINRKINTLKS from the exons ATGTACGATGTGTCTACCCCTGTTTGTGACACTAAACTCCCTGATGATGTTGCTACGGATGAATACGGCAAAGAACTCTCAAAGATAAATGAATCTATAATACAGGGAGGTAAATCACCAAAGGCAATCTGTATAGAAGACTTAGATTGTGATAACACAGTGAGCGGAATTTGTGAGGATGGATCAAAGTCTCCAACTAGCACGTCTGTGCAACGTTTGCTTCGTTTACGGCGTGAcatttcttcctctacTGTTCCTAATCTGGTTTCCGAGTTTTCTTTGGATGAAAGTGTGGAGCTGCCAACAAGCTCTGTGCTAGGTGGTGATTCTGGCTACAAATTCCCGAGTACATTTACTCCTGTTAAAGCTTCCAAAGCTATAAAGATTGAACCGGACAACCAAGCTAGCATTCAAAGGGATGCAGATGGACCATGTTTGAACATTAGTGATGACGAAACCAAGAATCCTATACTGGCTAGTTCGGTTAGAAGAGTTCGGAACACTCCCTCGGACACAGCCGACATTCGTAGGTCACTAAAGATTTTGGGAAGTTCACGCTGTTGGACTGATCGTTATACAGGTGATGACAGTGTAGGAAATTGTGGATTATCTGATGATGATTTGTATGCAACTCAGAGTCCAATTCGTAGTTTGGGTAGTCTGATTGGGACCCAGTCTAGTGCTTCTGACTTTGCTTCGATGACTCCTCGTTCTATAGATCGCAATTTCACACCTTTGAGCACTCCAAGACGTTCGGTAGGCTCTACAAAGAGGCTTTTGTCGCGTGAGGACTCTTTGAGGCCTAAGCAGCCCATTCATGATACGTTGGATCGTTTTTCCGATATCAGTATTTTAGAAATTTGCAAGCTTCCGACTAATCCCATGGTATTCGTTACTCTTCCGAAAGATATCATGGCTAATATGAAATTGGATGATAAcctggagattctctacagacatttgaaaaatatgtGTACAATAATTCGCCGTTCATCCATGAGAAATGGCTACCCCTACTTCAAAATAGTTCAGGTGCTGGTTCAGCGCGTATCTAGGAGGATGTTTAATATGGACCATTTGCGGCAAATTGCTTGGGCGGCTCCTAATTTGATTAGCATAAAGTGGGTTACGATTGGAGACTCTATACGTCGTGACTACGTCTCCGAATATAATGAATCGCGTGGAGATGTTGTTTACGATCTTCATATTAGACTCTTGAGACCGGATGGAAGCAACTGTGCCAACACTGAGGATTATGAGAATCTTTGCTTCCGATTTAAGACGATTCTATATGTGTGGATGGCAAAGTGGAAGATGGAAAGAGATCATCTGAATGACAAAACTGAAATATCCATGCCTATGGTGCAACTACCGGAAAAACCTACTAATTCTGCCTATAGCACACCTGTAAGAACTCCTAGGCTATATATGGAGAGTCCGAAGCCTATGTTATCAAAGAGCTCCGTGAGACGCCTCGGTTTGGTTGACAGTCTGAGGACTCCTGTATCCTCAATGAGGCTTTTTGGTAATGAATCAATTGTCAATCCTGATTCCGCTGGTAGCTCTAGCAagagaatgaggaagatggaaataatgTCACCCGTGTCTACGGATTTACTTGACACCCCGGGCATGCGCAGAATCAAGGAAAATGCTGAAAGACTAGCATCAATCAAGGTTAAATCTGAAGTTAATCAGGAAAACGATTTGAAGTACTGGATAGATATGCGTTGGTTTATAAACATTCTAGTGGCAATATCCATTGATGATACAAACTCATCCGTCATGAGGTTGGAGTTTTTGGTCGATTTCATAGTGAAATATGGTTCACGAAAGGTGACTCAAg AACAAGTTGATCGATGGACAACTACACTTTCTGAGATCGCCCCCAATCTATTAAGCAAAAAGgtttcaaaatttgaagaTTATTCAACTATACTCACAATCAATTCCTCATCGTCCTTCGCTCCAGCTCTGGAGTATATCAACCGCAAAATTAACACACTCAAGTCCTAG